GGATTCGAATATGGTATGGTATCAATTGCTCGCAGAAAGTGATTCCATCTTCACATTAACAGATACCACACTTCCAAATGTCATCAATGGTCTACCAAGAAGTGCACTACCATCTAGTTTGGATGCAATGGTCTGGCTATATACGATATTTGCACCGATGACAGCTTACGGTATTGGGCAAACCATTATGCGTTTTGCAGCATTTTTTGGGATGTATTTATTATTGAAAAACTTCACGTCGTTTGGCTTGAAACTACCTTTTATTTCTGTCGGGACTGCTCTAACCTTTGCTCTTTTACCTTACTGGCCATCTGGAATGTTATCCATAGCTGGTCTGCCTTTAGCGCTATTCTTATTTTTAATAATCCGTAAAGATGGATGGAATACGCGCTGGTTTTATTGGATTACCTTATGCATCATCCCTTTTTTCTCCAATTTCGTGCTAACGTTCGTGTTCTTTCTGTCCATCATGGGACTGCTCTGGCTTATCGATTGGATACGATTTAAACAGGTAAACTGGCCGCTGTTTATTGCTATTACACTTATGGCGGTGATCTACCTTGTAAAAAATTATTTATTAATTGTGTCGATGTTTTTTGATGCTGGATTCACTTCACATCGAGACGCATTAAACCTTGGACATAATTCGTTTCAACGGAGTATAGAACTGTCGTTGGATAATTTTCTCTATGGACATACCCATGACATGGCTTATCAGCATTTGGTGATTCTTCCAATTATAGCGGTTGCTTTCTTAGTAGCCGCTTACCGTCGTCTAAAACCATACTGTCTACTCGGATTGTTTTTTGTTAACCTCCTCCTATCCATTTGGTATGCATTTTGGTATTGGGAAGGCTGGCGATTCATTAAAGATAACATCATGATTGCCAACACATTTAATTTTGCGCGCATTCATTTTTTTGACCCTGCTATTTGGTATATTGCATTTGCCTTTGCCTTAGCCATCCTTTGGCAACATTTGCGGTTTGGCAAAATGCTTGTTATTGGAGCAGTCATTATGCAATGTTATATCCTGTTCCCGTTAAACGAAGAGGCAAAATACAGTGAAATCGGTACGCCTACATTTAAAGAGTTCTACGCAGAAGCATTATTCGATGATATCCAAAACTATATTGGAACAAATCCGAGCGATTACCGTGTCGTTAGCGTCGGTTTGCATCCTACCATTGCCCAATACAATGGCTTCTACACCTTAGATACATACAATAACAGTTTTCCATTAGAGTATAAG
This genomic interval from Virgibacillus pantothenticus contains the following:
- a CDS encoding DUF6044 family protein is translated as MSLVKYRSFSNHKLFIGIACAVIVAYLLPYYLLGEDTHIRVHDNMDSNMVWYQLLAESDSIFTLTDTTLPNVINGLPRSALPSSLDAMVWLYTIFAPMTAYGIGQTIMRFAAFFGMYLLLKNFTSFGLKLPFISVGTALTFALLPYWPSGMLSIAGLPLALFLFLIIRKDGWNTRWFYWITLCIIPFFSNFVLTFVFFLSIMGLLWLIDWIRFKQVNWPLFIAITLMAVIYLVKNYLLIVSMFFDAGFTSHRDALNLGHNSFQRSIELSLDNFLYGHTHDMAYQHLVILPIIAVAFLVAAYRRLKPYCLLGLFFVNLLLSIWYAFWYWEGWRFIKDNIMIANTFNFARIHFFDPAIWYIAFAFALAILWQHLRFGKMLVIGAVIMQCYILFPLNEEAKYSEIGTPTFKEFYAEALFDDIQNYIGTNPSDYRVVSVGLHPTIAQYNGFYTLDTYNNSFPLEYKRVFRKIIAGELRKNPTLENYFDTWGSRLYMYVAEHGKNYLYTKNRNQPVPLEINTHALQSLGGKYILSAVPISNASELNLVLERTFDHPDAAWKIWLYRVG